The Shewanella algae DNA segment TCAATGCCAAACTGGACTTGGCGCGGGCCTATATCGAAATCGATGACAAAGACAGCGCCAAGGCATTGCTTAAAGAGGTGGAGCTGGACGGCAACGCCCGCCAGCAAGAGGAAGCTGTAGCCCTGATAAAAACCTTGGGCTAGAGCTCAATCAATACTCAAACGGCGCCTGGAGCGCCGTTTTTTATGCAGTCCGTTTATTGTCCGGGCTTTTTCTTGGAGGCGAATGCTTGCTCTGTGGTAGAATTCGCCGCCTTGAGATTAGGGGAGAAACAGATGCGTATCGCGTTGGGTATCGAATATGACGGCAGCGGCTATTATGGTTGGCAGCGCCAGGCCGAAGTGGATTCAGTTCAGGGGCAGTTGGAGCGGGCCTTATCCATGGTCGCCAATGAGCCGATAGCACTGCAATGCGCCGGTCGCACCGATGCCGGGGTACACGCCACCGGGCAAGTGGTGCATTTTGATACTTCTGCCGTGCGTAAAGAAGGCGCCTGGACCCTGGGCGTCAATGCCAATCTGCCGGACAATATCGCGGTGCGCTGGGCCAAAGAGGTGGATGACAGTTTTCATGCCCGCTTTTCGGCAACCGCTCGCCGCTACCGCTATATCATCTACAACCACAATTTCCGTCCCGGCATTTTGCGTGGTGGCGTCAGCCATTATCACGGTGACCTAGACGAACAGAAGATGCATCAGGCGGCCCAGTATCTGCTGGGCGAGCGCGACTTCACCAGTTTCAGGGCGATCCAATGCCAGTCGCGCACCCCGTTTCGCAATGTGCATAGGGTCAGTGTGACCCGACAGGGCATGTATGTGATAGTGGATATCGAAGCCAATGCCTTTTTGCATCACATGGTGCGCAATATTGTCGGCTCGCTGCTGGAAGTGGGGCTTGGCAATCAGCCGCTGGATTGGCTGGGACAGTTGCTGGAGCTCAAAGACAGAACCAAGGCTGCCCCCACGGCCAAACCCAATGGCCTCTATCTGGTGCATGTCAGTTATCCTGAGCAATATCAACTGCCCAAGCTGGCTATGGGCCCACTGTTTATGCCGGACTGAAACCGTTAGCATGCTGTTGCCGCCACGCTTTTGCTTGCGGCAACATCAAGATTTAAGGGAAGAATCAAATGTCGCAATCATCCGCTCATCCGCATCAGCTACCGGGAGCCAACGCTCCTTTGTCTGTTTGGCTGGACTACCTGCTGGCCATTCATCCGACCGAAATCGATATGGGGCTTGAGCGGGTTACTCAAGTTGCGGCCAGGCTCGGGGTGCTGTCACTGGGCAGCACCAAGGTGATCACAGTTGCCGGTACCAATGGCAAGGGCAGCACCTGCCGTATGTTGGAGCAGATGATGCGCGCGGCGGGTTATCGGGTCGGGGTTTACAGCTCGCCCCATATCATCAATTACAATGAGCGGGTGCGGATAGACGGTGTCGATGCACCGGATAGCGACTTTATCTCGGCCTTTGAAACCATAGAAGCGGCCAGGGGTGACACCTCGCTGACCTTCTTTGAATATGCCACGCTGGCTGGGTTACTGCTGTTCAAGCAGGCCAAGCTGGATCTGGTTATTCTGGAAGTGGGCCTGGGAGGCAGGCTGGATGCCACCAATATCATAGATGCCGATGTCAGTGTGGTAACCGCCATAGATCTTGATCATCAGGCGTATCTTGGTGACACTCGGGAGCTGGTTGGCCGTGAGAAGGCCGGCATTTTCCGTAAGAACCGCCCGGCGATAGTAGGGGATGCCGAGATGCCTGCCAGCGTAGTTGAGGTTGCCAATGAAAAGGGCGCTTTGCTCAAAGCGGTGGGGCAGGCATTTTCCTACAAGCAAACCAGCATAGGCTGGGATTTTTGCGGTGAGCACTGGCAGTTTGAGGGCTTACCCAGGCCGAAATTACCTCTGCCCAATGCCGCCACCAGCTTGGCGGCGCTGGAACAACTCTGGCCAGAACTTTCCGAAGCGGCGATTCGCTCAGGGCTCGCCAGTGCCAGGCTCAGTGGCAGAATGGAGCATATCAGTGAGGCGCCGCTGATTATTTTGGATGTGGCGCACAATCCCCACGCGGCCCGTTATCTGGCGCAAAGGCTGGATGAACTGCAAGCCAAGGGGCGAGTCTATGGCGTTTGCGGTATGCTCAAGGACAAGGATATCGAAGGCGTGATGCAGGCGCTGGCGCCTAGCATAGACAGCTGGTTGTTGGTGACGCTGCATAATGAGCGTGGTGCCGATGCTGGCCGTTTGCAAAAAGCCCTGCCGGATGGCTGTGACGCCCGGGAATTTGAGCAGATGCAAGATTGCTGGCAATACCTCAAACCCAAACTCGACGCCGAAGATGTG contains these protein-coding regions:
- the truA gene encoding tRNA pseudouridine(38-40) synthase TruA, translating into MRIALGIEYDGSGYYGWQRQAEVDSVQGQLERALSMVANEPIALQCAGRTDAGVHATGQVVHFDTSAVRKEGAWTLGVNANLPDNIAVRWAKEVDDSFHARFSATARRYRYIIYNHNFRPGILRGGVSHYHGDLDEQKMHQAAQYLLGERDFTSFRAIQCQSRTPFRNVHRVSVTRQGMYVIVDIEANAFLHHMVRNIVGSLLEVGLGNQPLDWLGQLLELKDRTKAAPTAKPNGLYLVHVSYPEQYQLPKLAMGPLFMPD
- the folC gene encoding bifunctional tetrahydrofolate synthase/dihydrofolate synthase codes for the protein MSQSSAHPHQLPGANAPLSVWLDYLLAIHPTEIDMGLERVTQVAARLGVLSLGSTKVITVAGTNGKGSTCRMLEQMMRAAGYRVGVYSSPHIINYNERVRIDGVDAPDSDFISAFETIEAARGDTSLTFFEYATLAGLLLFKQAKLDLVILEVGLGGRLDATNIIDADVSVVTAIDLDHQAYLGDTRELVGREKAGIFRKNRPAIVGDAEMPASVVEVANEKGALLKAVGQAFSYKQTSIGWDFCGEHWQFEGLPRPKLPLPNAATSLAALEQLWPELSEAAIRSGLASARLSGRMEHISEAPLIILDVAHNPHAARYLAQRLDELQAKGRVYGVCGMLKDKDIEGVMQALAPSIDSWLLVTLHNERGADAGRLQKALPDGCDAREFEQMQDCWQYLKPKLDAEDVVIVFGSFYTVSGFKALI